The Desulfovibrio fairfieldensis sequence GAAAGACCACCCACGATTGCGGGTTCAAACAATTTTTTCATGATTGGCTCCTTGATTTATTGTAACTTTTGTTGTTGTAACTGTTGGCAAAAAAAATGGCCTACAATAGACCGACCCCTGCTGCATGGCGCTTGAAAGATACACAAATTCAGATGTTACCCCTCCTTGAATTCCCGCTTCCTGATGAATTCGGCTATCTCGGCAATCGTGGTCTTTGCCATACCTTCCCGCATAGCCTCGTTCACCTTGGCGAAAGGGGCCTCCAGGGCGTCATGGATATTTCTGCCGATAAAGCAATCACAGCAAGGATTTTGGTGCAAATAAAACGGTGTGGCCTTGGGATTCGGAACCACCGCCTTGTAAACATCAAGCAAGGTAATATCCTCCGGCCTCCGGTTCAGCGTAGTGCCGCCCATCCCGCGCCGGATATCCACAATTCCGGCTTTTTTTAGCTGGCCGGTCAAACGCCGAACAACCACGGCGTTTGTATTGACGCTCCGAGCCAACAGGACGGAAGACCTGTATTCCTTTCCGGCAAAGGAAAGGAGAGCAAGGATGTGCGCGGCAACGGCAAGTCTGGTATCGTTGTTCATTGAATCACCTGGATGTAACTTTTGCAGGTATGACTCAAAGAGTCAAGAGGATTGCCGGATGTTTCTTGATGGGAGGTCACATAACAAAGCCCCCGTGCCATTGGCGCGGGGGCTTTTCAGTTCAGGGAAGGGCGGTTCAGTTTCCGCACATTTCAAGGAAATAGCGGTGCAACCGCGTATCGGGAGTCAGCTCGGGATGGAAGGAGGTAGCCAGCACATTGTCCTGGCGCACGGCCACGGCCTGGCCGTTGACCTGGGCCAGCACACGCGCCCGCGGGCCCACGCCGGTCAGCACGGGGGCGCGGATGAACACCGCCGGAATGGGCGATTGCCCCAGCTCCGGAATGTCCAGCTCGGTTTCAAAGCTGTCCACCTGGCGGCCGAAGGCGTTGCGGCGCACAACGGCGTCAAGCACGCCCAGGCGGGGCTGGTCGGAGTTTTCGATCTCGCGGCAGAGCAGGATCAGACCCGCGCAGCTGCCGTAGACCGGCATGCCCTTTTCAATGCGCTGCCGCAAGGGGTCGAGCATGCCCCATTCCACCAGCAGCTTGCCCATGGTGGTGCTCTCGCCGCCGGGGATGATCATGGCGTCGATGCCGTCCATGTCCTTGAGCTGGCGCACTTCGCGCGTCTCGGCTCCCAGGCGGGCCACCGAGGCCGCATGCTCGCGGAAGGCCCCTTGCAGAGCCAGAACGCCCACGCAGGGTTTGCCCATCTTACCAGCCCCGTTCCTGCATGCGCTCTGCATCCGGAATGGAGGAAATCTCGATGCCCACCATGGGTTCGCCCAGGTCGCGGGAGATTTCGGCCAGTACGGCGTAATCCTTGTAGTTGGTCACGGCCTGCACGATGGCCTTGGCGCGCTTGGCCGGGTCGCCGGACTTGAAGATGCCCGAGCCCACGAACACGCCGTCGCAGCCCAGGTGCATCATCAGGGCCGCGTCGGCCGGGGTGGCGATGCCGCCGGCCGCGAAGTTGACCACGGGCAGGCGGCCTTCCTTGCGCACGATCAGGCAGATTTCCAGGGGCGCGCCGCATTCCTTGGCGAAGTTGGGCACCTCGGCGTCGGGCAGGGCGCAGAGCATGCGGATTTCGTCCATGACCTGGCGGCAGTGGCGCACGGCTTCCACCACGTTGCCGGTGCCGGGCTCGCCCTTGGTGCGGATCATGGCCGCGCCTTCGGCGATGCGGCGCAGGGCTTCGCCCAGGTTGCGGCAGCCGCAGACAAAGGGCACGGTAAAGTCGCGCTTGTCGATATGGTAACGGTCGTCGGCGGGAGTCAGCACTTCACTTTCGTCAATGTAGTCCACGCCCAGGGCTTCCAGAATGCGGGCTTCCACAAAGTGGCCGATGCGCGCCTTGGCCATGACCGGAATGCTGGCCACTTCCATGATCTTTTTGACGATAGTGGGGTCGGCCATGCGGGCCACGCCGCCGGCGGCGCGGATGTCGGCCGGCACGCGTTCCAGGGCCATGACGGCGCAGGCGCCCGCTTCCTCGGCGATTTTCGCCTGTTCCGGGGTGGTGACGTCCATGATGACGCCGCCCTTGAGCATTTCGGCAAGGCCGGTCTTGAGGCGGATGGTGCCCTGTTCCATAGCTGTACTCCTTCTATGCCGGGCGTGGGACCCGGCTGGTGATTTGGCTGGCGCCGCGCGTGCCCGCGGCGGTGCTGGCGTGTATATATGCGATATTCCTCCAGCTGACAATAGATGCCGGAAGCGCCGCCGCGCCGGGCCGCCAAGCATTGGCGGGCTTTCGCGGGCCGTGCCGGAGAGCGCGTTCCCGCTTGCGCTCGGGCCCGGCAACGGCTATGCTGATAAACTTCGAAGGAAAAAAGTATGAATGTGACCTTGTGCCTCAGATTGCCGTTTCTGCGTGGGCCGCTGCCCCGTGGGCTGGACCGGAGCGCTTCCGGTCCGGACGGTATTGATACTGCCGATGCGCCGCTCTGGCCGGGGGCCCTGCGCCTCTGGCCCGGCCTGCCGGACGATCCCGGTTTCCCGGCCGCTGGCTGGTACCGCCCCGCGAACTATCCTTTCAATGAGCGCGAGGCCGTGGCCTGTCTGGCGGATCTGCGCCGGATGGATGTGGCTGCCCTTTCCGGCCTGCCTGTGGGCGCGGCTGCCGCGGACAACGCCCGCGCCGCGCGCTGGATGGCCGAAATGGCCGTGGTGGAGGGCCTGGGCGGGCTTGCCGGAACGGACAGCCCGGATGCCGCGAAGAGGGCGGCCCTTCAGGCGGCGGAAGCCGCCCGCCGGGAGCGGCTGGAGCGTGAACAGGCCCAGAAGACCCTGCTCTGGCTCTGGCTGCAGGAAGAACGGCTGGCCGAACTGGATGAGCTGGCCCGGCGCTACGCGACAAATGCGGGCAGCCTGACCGCCGCTCTGGGCGTGGAAGAGGACGAAGGCCCGCGCGGCCTGCCTTTTCTCGGCGCTCCCATCGCTCTGGACCCGGCCCTGGTGCCGCCCTGGCGGCTGGCGGCGGCCAATGCCGCATATTTTCTGCCCGAGGACGCGGCCCTGGCCGTGGAAGGCCCCATGCGCGAAGACCTGCTGGAGCGGCTTGAGTTCAGCCCCGCGCCCCGGCGGGCGGAGCTGCTGGGCTGTCCCGCGGAACGGGCCGGGGAGATTGTGGAAGCCCGCGCGCCGCTCTGGCGCGCGCTGGGGCATTCGCGCCCGGCCAGGGCGGACGGCCCGCTGGTTGAGGAACGCCTCTGGCTGACCTGGGGGCGGGCATGAGCGGCGCGCTTTTCTCCCACGGTCTGGGCGGCGTGATTTTCGATTGCGACGGCGTGATGATCAACTCCCGCGCGGCCAATGACGAATTCTACAATCGTGTGCTGGCCTATTTCGGCCTGCCGCCCATGACGCCGGAGCAGGAAGCCTATTCCTTCATGGCGACGGCGGGCCAGGCCCTGCGGCACATCCTGCCGAAGCGTCTGCACGGCGAGATCGACCGCGTGACCAGGGACGAGATCAATTACCAGCGCGACATCCTGCCCCTGTTGCGCCTCATGCCCGGTTTCCGCGAGTTCGCGGACGAACTGCACGACAAGGGCGTGCGCATGGCCATCGCCACCAACCGCACGGACCAGGGCGTCCAAAGGGTTCTGGACTTTTTCTCCTTGCCCTCCTATTTTGATCCTGTGGTGACGGCGAGCAATGCCGCGCCCAAGCCGTCGCCCGAAGGCGCATTGCGCATTTGTTCGGCCTGGGGAATGGAGCCCCGGAATGCCCTTTTTGTGGGCGACAGCGTCCATGACAAGGAAGCCGCCGAGGCGGCCGGCGTGACATTCGCGGCTTTCAACGGCGGCGGCCTGCGGGGCCGGATCACCGCGCCTGATTTCGCCGTGTTGCGCGACGCGCTGGCTCCGGCCCTGGCAGCGCGTTGATACATTCACGTTTCTATTAAGGGTATCTCGGAGAACGCATGATTGTGCTTGCCAATACATTGAGCGCCATAGCCCTGGTGCTGGGTTCGCTCCTGAACATCTATTTCTGGATTGTGGTCATCGCCGCCGTGCTGACCTGGGTGCGGCCCGATCCTTACAATCCCATCGTGCGGACCCTGCGGCTCCTCACCGAGCCGGTTTTTTACCGGGTGCGCAAATGGCTGCCCTTCACCTATACGAGCGGCCTGGATTTCTCACCGGTGGTGGTGTTGCTGGCTATCGAGCTGATCAACCGCATTGTGATCGCCTCGTTGGCCCAGTACGCCCTTGCCCTGCATTAGGCTGTTTCTGTTGGTCCTTTTGGCTTCCGGCCGTCTTGACGCGTTTTTTGCCGGAAAGCCGGAATTTTTCAATCCGGAAACAGCCCACGGGCCGAGCGGCGTTGAAACTCCCATGTTTCAAGGCCGGGACGCCCCGATACGGGCTTTTTGCGCGGATTGTCCGCGCTGAAACATCTAACACTGGAGATTTCTTATGGATCAGCATGAAATTGACCTGCTGGAAAAGTATGCGCCCACTGATCCGGAGCTGAAATCCCTTTGGGAAGACCACGTGCTCTACGAAAAACAGGTGGGAAAGCTGGAAGGCAAGGCCTTCCGTACGCCTACCGAAGAGCAGACCCTCAAGCAGCTCAAGAAGCAGAAGCTGGAGGGCAAGACCAAAATGATGGACATCCTGGATCGTCTGAAAAAAGAAAGCAAATAAGCGGTTGAGGTGCCGGTCATGGAATGCACAGGTGCGCAGATTCTCCTTGAATCCCTGAAGCGTGAAGGCGTGGACGTGCTGTTCGGCTATCCGGGCGGCGCGGTAATCGATATTTATGACGAACTGCCGCGACATCCCGAGATCCGCCATGTGCTGGTCCGCCATGAGCAGGGAGCTGTGCACGCGGCTGACGGCTATGCCCGCGCCTCCGGCAAGGTGGGCGCCTGCCTGGTGACTTCCGGACCGGGCGCCACCAACACGGTGACGGGCATAGCCACAGCCAACAGCGATTCCATTCCTCTGGTGGTGATCACGGGCCAGGTGCCCACCAAGCTGATCGGCAACGACGCCTTTCAGGAAGTGGATATTGTGGGCATTACCCGCTCGTGCACC is a genomic window containing:
- a CDS encoding Rrf2 family transcriptional regulator; this translates as MNNDTRLAVAAHILALLSFAGKEYRSSVLLARSVNTNAVVVRRLTGQLKKAGIVDIRRGMGGTTLNRRPEDITLLDVYKAVVPNPKATPFYLHQNPCCDCFIGRNIHDALEAPFAKVNEAMREGMAKTTIAEIAEFIRKREFKEG
- the pdxT gene encoding pyridoxal 5'-phosphate synthase glutaminase subunit PdxT gives rise to the protein MGKPCVGVLALQGAFREHAASVARLGAETREVRQLKDMDGIDAMIIPGGESTTMGKLLVEWGMLDPLRQRIEKGMPVYGSCAGLILLCREIENSDQPRLGVLDAVVRRNAFGRQVDSFETELDIPELGQSPIPAVFIRAPVLTGVGPRARVLAQVNGQAVAVRQDNVLATSFHPELTPDTRLHRYFLEMCGN
- the pdxS gene encoding pyridoxal 5'-phosphate synthase lyase subunit PdxS, which gives rise to MEQGTIRLKTGLAEMLKGGVIMDVTTPEQAKIAEEAGACAVMALERVPADIRAAGGVARMADPTIVKKIMEVASIPVMAKARIGHFVEARILEALGVDYIDESEVLTPADDRYHIDKRDFTVPFVCGCRNLGEALRRIAEGAAMIRTKGEPGTGNVVEAVRHCRQVMDEIRMLCALPDAEVPNFAKECGAPLEICLIVRKEGRLPVVNFAAGGIATPADAALMMHLGCDGVFVGSGIFKSGDPAKRAKAIVQAVTNYKDYAVLAEISRDLGEPMVGIEISSIPDAERMQERGW
- a CDS encoding HAD family hydrolase; amino-acid sequence: MSGALFSHGLGGVIFDCDGVMINSRAANDEFYNRVLAYFGLPPMTPEQEAYSFMATAGQALRHILPKRLHGEIDRVTRDEINYQRDILPLLRLMPGFREFADELHDKGVRMAIATNRTDQGVQRVLDFFSLPSYFDPVVTASNAAPKPSPEGALRICSAWGMEPRNALFVGDSVHDKEAAEAAGVTFAAFNGGGLRGRITAPDFAVLRDALAPALAAR
- a CDS encoding YggT family protein, with amino-acid sequence MIVLANTLSAIALVLGSLLNIYFWIVVIAAVLTWVRPDPYNPIVRTLRLLTEPVFYRVRKWLPFTYTSGLDFSPVVVLLAIELINRIVIASLAQYALALH
- a CDS encoding DUF465 domain-containing protein; this translates as MDQHEIDLLEKYAPTDPELKSLWEDHVLYEKQVGKLEGKAFRTPTEEQTLKQLKKQKLEGKTKMMDILDRLKKESK